A single region of the Stenotrophomonas sp. Marseille-Q4652 genome encodes:
- a CDS encoding alpha-2-macroglobulin: MAVGSRAAWMRTAVLVVALLALLLGGCERNTSGQLPEPGGEAIQATAADEPTDFGLVRAWPDQKSDGVSLVLEFSRPLVGTQDFDRLLRFEEKAGNEDSSWSLSDDGRSLRYPFVEAAKDYTILISADLLAADGSRLGSELKQKVHTGQLRPVAGFASQGSVLPARDSRGLPVVSVNVAEADVEFLRVHEKQLPLFFSQYQRGGRRGSWELDSDYGDKTPLSQLAEPVYVNRFVLGGKQNERVLTYLPTQGIKELQQPGLYFAVMKRTGSYDGEYDTAFFTVSDIGLHTRAYREQLFVHTASLQSGAALKKVELRILDAKGEVVLKGQTDANGNAVLNYKLDAGHVLVASSGGDTSFLPFNQPALDLSEFAVAGRQNAWFDVFAWSGRDLYRPGETVRISAILRDNDGKPVSGPGKGGQAVFLRLRQPDGKIFRETRLEPGEQGYFGFEQLIPADAPTGRWQVEFRTDPASKEAVQGMVLRIEEFLPERMKLDLDSAQKTLRPGEPLKLQADAAYLYGAPADGNRFTARLAVAVEQHPVASLPGYFFGDATLSLPREAKDVIDSEFPADGRLRQDVELPAEAKPVSPIAAIVSGSVYETGGRTVTRTLKRVLWPAPALVGVRPLFDDKEGADANANARFELVRVDADGKPQPAAGLKVTLVRELRDYHWTWNENRWDYDFTRRFENKETRTLDAAATAVKFDFPVEWGEYRVDVFDPATGLTLRYPFRAGWSWGDENRGLDARPDKVKLALDRTGYKVGDTLKVTVTPPHAGRGVLMVESDRLLYVQEIDARAGSTFEIPVTADWERHDVYVTALVFRGGSAPSKVTPARAVGVVHVPMERKDRRVAVGLSAPKQMRPQQDLPVTVSVPELAGKAAHVTVSAVDVGILNITRFPVPDAGAHFFAQRRLGVDAYDIYGRVIESFEGATGKLRFGGDMALAALPQARRPTARVQTVDLFSGPVKLDARGNARVRLAVPDFNGTLRVSALVYSDQHYGNRDVETLVRAPILAEASMPRVLAPGDRSTVTLDVQNFTGKPGEFSVRVDGEGPLAIAESSRSVRLADGAKTTLSFPLTAREGYTVAKVRVRVDGNGFKVDRRHDLPVRAAWPSVLRAQTRTLDPLAPVAMDSSFAAGLMEGSVNARMLVSAVPPIPFASALQGALNYPYGCAEQTTSKGYAALLLDEATSAMLGADGLTGQARRERMEGAFGRLGSMQVANGNFSMWGDDGYVNPWLTPYITEFLLDARDGGFAVPDSVLQKALNRLSEDLLSGGNQFYGSDRRESLKFANQAWSGYVLARVNRAPLGTLRALYDNDRDKAVSGLSLVHLGLALTLQGDRKRGEAAIAAGFARGGEARPQYFGDYGSRLRDEALMIALLHERGVARSEYDARAIALGREIDARRSSGWMWLSTQEQVALARLGKALLANPKKLVAGELVVGGTSEDVGPRKAFARVFEAAQLAQGVRFVPQGDAPMFASLEVAGVPRTAPEPDKRVIGIERAWYTTDGKPWTPRPLKEGEALIVRLSITADRVIPDALVTDLLPAGLEIENFNLGDGRQWADVVVDGINISDRADAADVRHEEFRDDRYVAALKLERGSTARVFYLVRAVTPGTYTVPPPLAEDMYRPDLRGVGRSTPATITVVQP; the protein is encoded by the coding sequence ATGGCAGTTGGGAGTCGCGCAGCGTGGATGCGCACGGCAGTTCTGGTGGTCGCCCTGCTGGCGTTGCTGCTGGGCGGGTGCGAGCGCAACACCTCCGGGCAGCTGCCCGAACCCGGTGGCGAGGCCATCCAGGCCACTGCCGCCGACGAGCCCACCGACTTCGGCCTGGTGCGGGCCTGGCCCGACCAGAAGAGCGATGGTGTGTCGCTGGTGCTGGAGTTCTCGAGGCCGCTGGTCGGCACCCAGGATTTCGACCGCCTGCTGCGCTTCGAGGAGAAGGCCGGCAACGAGGACAGCAGCTGGTCGCTGTCCGATGACGGCAGGAGCCTGCGCTATCCCTTCGTCGAGGCGGCGAAGGACTACACCATCCTCATTTCCGCCGACCTGCTGGCCGCCGATGGCAGCCGGCTGGGCAGCGAACTGAAGCAGAAGGTGCACACCGGCCAGCTGCGCCCGGTGGCGGGCTTCGCCTCGCAGGGCAGCGTGCTGCCGGCGCGCGACAGCCGCGGCCTGCCGGTGGTGTCGGTCAACGTGGCCGAGGCGGACGTGGAGTTCCTGCGCGTGCACGAGAAGCAGCTGCCGCTGTTCTTCAGCCAGTACCAGCGCGGCGGCCGCCGCGGCAGCTGGGAACTGGACAGCGACTACGGCGACAAGACGCCGCTGTCGCAGCTGGCCGAGCCGGTCTACGTCAACCGCTTCGTGCTCGGCGGCAAGCAGAACGAGCGCGTGCTGACCTACCTGCCCACCCAGGGCATCAAGGAGCTGCAGCAGCCGGGCCTGTACTTTGCGGTGATGAAGCGCACCGGCAGCTATGACGGCGAATACGACACCGCGTTCTTCACCGTCAGCGACATCGGCCTGCACACCCGCGCCTACAGGGAGCAGTTGTTCGTCCACACCGCCTCGCTGCAGTCGGGCGCGGCGCTGAAGAAGGTCGAGCTTCGCATCCTCGATGCCAAGGGCGAGGTCGTCCTCAAGGGCCAGACCGACGCCAACGGCAACGCGGTGCTGAACTACAAGCTCGACGCCGGCCATGTGCTGGTGGCCAGCAGTGGCGGCGACACCAGCTTCCTGCCGTTCAACCAGCCGGCGCTGGACCTGAGCGAGTTCGCCGTCGCCGGCCGCCAGAACGCCTGGTTTGACGTGTTCGCCTGGTCCGGCCGCGACCTGTACCGGCCGGGCGAGACCGTGCGCATCTCGGCGATCCTGCGCGACAATGACGGCAAGCCGGTCAGCGGCCCGGGCAAGGGCGGGCAGGCGGTGTTCCTGCGGCTCAGGCAGCCGGACGGCAAGATCTTCCGCGAGACTCGGCTGGAACCGGGCGAGCAGGGCTATTTCGGTTTCGAACAGCTGATCCCGGCCGACGCACCGACCGGCCGCTGGCAGGTCGAGTTCCGCACCGATCCGGCGAGCAAGGAAGCGGTGCAGGGCATGGTGTTGCGCATCGAGGAGTTCCTGCCCGAGCGCATGAAGCTGGACCTGGACAGCGCGCAGAAGACGCTCAGGCCCGGCGAGCCGCTGAAGCTGCAGGCCGATGCGGCCTACCTGTACGGTGCCCCCGCCGACGGCAACCGCTTCACCGCCAGGCTTGCAGTGGCAGTGGAACAACACCCGGTGGCGTCGCTGCCGGGCTATTTCTTCGGCGATGCAACGCTGTCGTTGCCGCGCGAGGCCAAGGACGTCATCGACAGCGAGTTCCCGGCTGACGGCAGGCTGCGCCAGGACGTCGAACTGCCGGCCGAAGCCAAGCCGGTCAGCCCGATCGCGGCGATCGTCTCCGGCAGCGTCTACGAGACCGGCGGCCGCACCGTCACCCGCACGCTCAAGCGCGTGCTATGGCCCGCCCCGGCGCTGGTCGGCGTGCGCCCGCTGTTCGATGACAAGGAAGGTGCCGACGCCAATGCCAATGCGCGCTTCGAGCTGGTGCGCGTGGATGCCGACGGCAAGCCGCAGCCTGCGGCGGGTCTGAAGGTCACCCTGGTGCGCGAGTTGCGCGACTACCACTGGACCTGGAACGAGAACCGCTGGGACTACGACTTCACCCGCCGCTTCGAGAACAAGGAAACGCGCACCCTCGATGCCGCCGCCACGGCGGTGAAGTTCGACTTCCCGGTGGAGTGGGGCGAATACCGCGTCGACGTGTTCGACCCGGCCACCGGGCTGACCCTGCGCTATCCGTTCCGCGCCGGCTGGAGCTGGGGTGATGAGAACCGTGGTCTGGATGCGCGCCCGGACAAGGTCAAGCTGGCGCTGGACAGGACCGGCTACAAGGTCGGCGACACGCTCAAGGTCACGGTGACCCCGCCCCATGCCGGGCGTGGCGTGCTGATGGTAGAGAGCGACCGCCTGCTGTACGTGCAGGAGATCGATGCCAGGGCCGGCAGCACGTTCGAGATCCCGGTCACCGCCGACTGGGAGCGCCACGACGTCTATGTCACGGCACTGGTGTTCCGTGGGGGCAGCGCGCCGAGCAAGGTCACCCCGGCACGCGCGGTCGGCGTGGTCCACGTACCGATGGAGCGCAAGGACCGCCGCGTTGCCGTCGGCCTGTCGGCACCGAAGCAGATGCGGCCGCAGCAGGACCTGCCGGTGACCGTGTCGGTGCCGGAGCTGGCCGGCAAGGCCGCCCACGTCACCGTCTCGGCGGTGGACGTCGGCATCCTCAACATCACCCGTTTCCCCGTGCCCGATGCCGGCGCGCACTTCTTCGCGCAGCGCCGGCTGGGCGTGGATGCGTACGACATCTACGGCCGGGTGATCGAGAGCTTCGAAGGCGCCACCGGCAAGCTGCGCTTCGGCGGCGACATGGCGCTGGCCGCGCTGCCGCAGGCGCGCCGCCCGACCGCCCGGGTGCAGACCGTGGACCTGTTCTCTGGCCCGGTGAAACTCGATGCCCGCGGCAACGCGAGGGTCAGGCTGGCGGTGCCGGACTTCAACGGCACGCTGCGGGTGTCAGCGCTGGTCTATTCCGACCAGCACTACGGCAACCGCGACGTCGAGACGCTGGTGCGCGCGCCGATCCTGGCCGAGGCCAGCATGCCGCGGGTGCTCGCCCCGGGCGACCGCAGCACGGTGACGCTGGACGTGCAGAACTTCACCGGCAAACCCGGCGAGTTCAGCGTGCGCGTGGATGGTGAGGGCCCGCTGGCCATCGCCGAGTCCTCGCGCAGCGTCAGGCTGGCCGACGGTGCCAAGACCACGCTGAGCTTCCCGCTCACGGCACGCGAGGGCTACACCGTGGCCAAGGTCCGGGTGCGCGTCGATGGCAACGGTTTCAAGGTCGACCGTCGCCATGACCTGCCGGTGCGCGCGGCCTGGCCGTCGGTGCTGCGTGCACAGACCCGCACGCTGGATCCGCTGGCCCCGGTGGCCATGGACAGCAGCTTTGCTGCCGGACTGATGGAGGGTTCCGTCAACGCGCGCATGCTGGTCAGTGCGGTGCCGCCGATTCCCTTCGCCAGTGCGCTGCAGGGCGCGTTGAACTACCCCTACGGCTGCGCCGAACAGACCACCAGCAAGGGCTACGCCGCATTGCTGCTCGACGAGGCCACCTCGGCCATGCTCGGTGCCGATGGCCTGACCGGACAGGCGCGACGCGAGCGTATGGAAGGCGCGTTCGGGCGGCTGGGTTCGATGCAGGTGGCCAACGGCAACTTCTCGATGTGGGGCGACGACGGCTACGTCAATCCCTGGCTGACCCCGTACATCACCGAATTCCTGCTTGACGCCCGCGACGGTGGCTTCGCCGTGCCCGACAGCGTGCTGCAGAAGGCGCTGAACCGGCTCAGCGAGGACCTGCTGTCCGGGGGCAACCAGTTCTATGGCAGCGACCGCCGCGAGAGCCTGAAGTTCGCCAATCAGGCCTGGTCCGGCTACGTGCTGGCGCGGGTCAACCGTGCACCGCTGGGCACGCTGCGCGCGCTGTACGACAACGACCGCGACAAGGCCGTCAGCGGCCTGTCGCTGGTCCACCTCGGCCTGGCGCTGACCCTGCAGGGCGACCGCAAGCGTGGCGAGGCCGCCATTGCCGCCGGCTTCGCCAGGGGCGGCGAGGCGCGCCCGCAGTACTTTGGCGATTACGGCAGCAGGCTGCGCGACGAGGCGCTGATGATCGCGCTGCTGCACGAGCGCGGCGTGGCCAGGTCCGAGTACGACGCCCGCGCCATTGCGCTGGGACGCGAGATTGATGCGCGCCGTTCCAGCGGCTGGATGTGGCTGAGCACGCAGGAGCAGGTGGCATTGGCGCGGCTGGGCAAGGCGCTGCTGGCCAATCCGAAGAAGCTGGTTGCCGGCGAGCTGGTGGTCGGCGGCACGTCCGAGGACGTCGGTCCGCGCAAGGCCTTCGCCCGCGTGTTCGAAGCCGCGCAGCTGGCCCAGGGCGTGCGTTTCGTCCCGCAGGGCGACGCGCCGATGTTCGCCAGCCTGGAAGTGGCCGGCGTGCCGCGCACTGCGCCGGAGCCGGACAAGCGCGTGATCGGCATCGAGCGGGCCTGGTACACCACCGATGGCAAGCCGTGGACGCCACGGCCGCTGAAGGAGGGCGAGGCGCTGATCGTACGGCTGAGCATCACCGCCGACCGGGTCATCCCCGATGCCCTGGTCACCGACCTGCTGCCGGCCGGCCTGGAGATCGAGAACTTCAACCTGGGCGATGGCCGGCAGTGGGCCGACGTGGTGGTCGATGGGATCAACATCAGCGACCGCGCCGACGCGGCCGACGTCAGGCACGAGGAGTTCCGCGACGACCGCTACGTCGCCGCGCTCAAGCTCGAGCGTGGCAGCACCGCGCGGGTGTTCTATCTCGTCCGCGCGGTGACCCCGGGCACCTACACCGTGCCGCCGCCGCTGGCCGAGGACATGTACCGTCCCGACCTGCGCGGGGTCGGCCGCAGCACCCCGGCCACGATCACCGTGGTGCAGCCCTGA